From the genome of Xiphophorus hellerii strain 12219 chromosome 11, Xiphophorus_hellerii-4.1, whole genome shotgun sequence, one region includes:
- the atg101 gene encoding autophagy-related protein 101, producing the protein MNCRSEVLEVTVEARQVEEAMLALLHTILLHRSTGKFHYKKEGTYSIGTVGTQDIDCDFIDFTFVRVSSEELDRVIRKAVSEFKDALSSDGMGQISLEFYQKKKSRWPFSDECIPWEVWSIKVSVVNLANEQERQICREKVGEKLGEKVINVVEVINRHEYLPKMPTQSEVDNVFDTSLKDVQPYLYKITYQITDSLGTSVSTTMRRLIKDTLAL; encoded by the exons ATGAATTGTCGCTCGGAGGTTCTGGAGGTCACGGTGGAGGCTCGCCAGGTGGAGGAGGCTATGCTCGCCTTGCTACACACCATTTTGTTGCACCGAAGCACGGGCAAGTTTCACTACAAGAAGGAGGGCACCTACTCCATCGGCACCGTGGGCACTCAGGACATCGACTGCGATTTCATCGACTTCACCTTTGTCAGGGTTTCCTCCGAGGAGCTGGACAGGGTGATCAGGAAAGCGGTGTCTGAATTCAAG GATGCCCTGAGCAGCGACGGCATGGGGCAGATCTCCCTGGAGTTCTACCAGAAGAAGAAGTCTCGCTGGCCTTTCTCCGACGAGTGCATCCCCTGGGAGGTGTGGAGCATCAAAGTCAGCGTGGTCAACCTGGCTAATGAGCAGGAGAGACAGATCTGCAGGGAGAAAGTGGGCGAAAAGCTCGGGGAGAAGGTGATCAACGTGGTGGAGGTCATAAACCGCCACGAATACCTGCCCAAGATGCCCACCCAGTCTGAAGTGGACAATGTTtttgacaccagtctgaaagaTGTGCAGCCGTACCTGTACAAAATCACGTACCAGATCACCGATTCTCTCGGAACTTCCGTGAGCACCACCATGAGGAGGCTGATAAAAGACACTCTGGCCTTGTGA
- the umodl1 gene encoding uromodulin-like 1: protein MSWILSIWASGALLALCSGQSAAEEGNNLYPSGYHLCIRNQSRNVSFLVIHPFPYTVTRPCGGWLLWTTCTVTLYKMMHQIEYKTVKEQVTRCCDGYEQVGRYCSLSVNRSDEFAAKPGSCPTADGPSPSSVDCEFDLDCPGWQKCCQRCGRFLCSDPTRAEQEVGFQGSFWNTTVTVKMDYQQLLSKENGLLNLTRLLQAMITGALDSEVSIFYLSSRPVHPYRVSTSLLIRSNSPLSLHSASSKLHLLLKHIPEVSSVTVRDVDECVHPALHRCSTQTHCSNTLGSYQCVSQQEYLDGDPDDPGVNCTGCTGVGTTAMPPVVNTTFSWTLISTRDPSGDGSVPLGTGGTAALTNTSPVTYNLSHASLGRSSAPATSMSQAAASALPAAPCRPPRISGLWSANVTGTSMSVQWSTQVQSNQTFWITLSKTSEVTERWETNRTMIELNGLQPGVLYNVTVTPCACGGQGSALHMMVKTDAQTLDATTRLTNIKFNQDLRNSSSQAYKNLTETFTQEIYKSLPPEIKAMVDSGQVRIEIQSFHLGSVVVDFSIIFNPSPGQAVGNVSSALVQSLMNSSRFTVDGNSTSINDFDECASGENDCSRWAICTNTWASYTCICLDGFIDNNPERPGRKCQANGTVDTISAPEVSTISPTPPVPTFAQATNSSKTTNPVLATSANDPPFRFAIPTATANNNNIPPTTATSATLYIAPVITSTTQTSNNSPTLVINVPTSHSAALTNTLRTTSIPMILSTNLITTAAPRTTTITDSEINTTHSTTSSSQVVSSVVPTTTTTPSITSTTPSSALRSATDSSLSGALSVHCRVAAITVTLAKAFLVSAKIPEGALYLGMPECGVNGGNASHVQMTVAWNECDTRLVHNETMYTASVKLFNGMDPYTAKSGAVEVPRIRLEVPIMCSYMTSMLISADFGSMGYNIIKDVITGLGSFQVAVQLMNGTAPLPHNYSLSPGQAVVMEASLNSTLDQMKVVINKCWTTPTQNPADPNSYTFLENSCPLNVFTKVLMNGNSTTSRVSVQIFSFVNLNVIYLHCKVQICVQVGSNTCVPDCFQRTARTENTIGTSVGSSGPILRLTEESLEEKLNTIHIVGLSCLGVGVCLCFIVGFVCLFYCQRNRIGHYNFNVKPKEENFTYLVFNT from the exons ATGAGCTGGATCCTCTCCATCTGGGCGTCCGGGGCCCTGCTGGCTCTCTGTTCGGGACAAAGTGCCGCGGAGGAAG GAAATAACTTATATCCCTCCGGCTACCACCTGTGTATCCGGAATCAGAGCAGAAATGTGAGTTTCTTGGTAATTCATCCGTTCCCTTACACCGTGACGAGGCCTTGCGGCGGCTGGCTTCTCTGGACGACGTGTACCGTCACCCTTTACAAGATGATGCATCAGATCGAGTATAAGACAGTAAAGGAGCAGGTGACGAGATGCTGCGACGGCTATGAGCAAGTTGGTCGCTACTGTTCCCTGT CTGTAAACAGGAGTGATGAGTTTGCCGCCAAGCCAGGATCCTGTCCAACTGCAGATGGACCGTCTCCCAGTTCTGTGGACTGCGAGTTTGATTTGGACTGTCCAGGCTGGCAGAAATGCTGCCAGAGATGTGGCCGGTTTCTCTGCAGCGATCCGACAA GAGCAGAACAGGAAGTGGGGTTTCAAGGAAGCTTCTGGAACACAACAGTGACAGTGAAGATGGATTACCAGCAACTGTTGTCCAAGGAAAATGGGCTTTTGAATCTCACCAGATTATTACAAGCAATG ATCACCGGCGCTCTGGACTCTGAGGTTTCCATCTTCTATTTGAGCTCTCGGCCTGTCCATCCCTACAGAGTGTCCACATCTCTGCTCATCCGGAGCAACTCGCCTCTATCGCTGCACAGCGCTTCATCGAAGCTGCACCTTCTTCTTAAACACATACCGGAGGTGTCATCTGTAACGGTGCGAG ATGTGGATGAGTGTGTGCACCCTGCTCTCCATCGGTGCTCTACTCAGACGCACTGTAGCAACACGCTGGGCTCTTACCAGTGCGTCAGCCAACAAGAATATTTGGATGGTGACCCCGACGACCCTGGAGTGAACTGTACAG GCTGCACAGGGGTGGGGACCACCGCCATGCCCCCAGTGGTGAACACAACCTTTTCCTGGACGCTCATCAGCACACGGGACCCTTCAGGCGATGGCTCCGTCCCGCTCGGAACCGGTGGGACTGCAGCTCTGACTAACACAAGTCCCGTCACTTATAATTTGTCACACGCCTCACTGGGGAGAAGCTCAGCGCCGGCTACCAGCATGAGCCAGGCTGCTGCCTCAGCTCTACCAGCGGCTCCATGTC GACCTCCTAGAATCAGTGGCTTATGGTCTGCTAATGTCACTGGAACGTCCATGTCTGTCCAGTGGTCAACCCAGGTTCAAAGCAACCAGACTTTCTGGATCACTCTGAGCAAGACATCAGAGGTCACTGAGCGCTGGGAAACCAACAGGACTATGATAGAGCTGAATGGACTTCAGCCTGGGGTGCTCTACAATGTCACTGTGACACCTTGTGCTTGTGGAGGGCAAGGATCTGCTCTTCACATGATGGTCAAAACAG atgcTCAGACTCTTGATGCAACAACACGACTCACAAACATCAAGTTCAACCAAGACctgagaaacagcagcagccaggCCTACAAAAACCTCACAGAGACTTTTACACAGGAG ATCTACAAGTCTCTGCCTCCAGAGATCAAAGCTATGGTGGATTCAGGTCAGGTGAGGATCGAGATCCAAAGCTTTCACCTGGGTAGCGTGGTGGTGGACTTCTCCATAATCTTCAACCCAAGTCCAGGACAAGCCGTGGGTAATGTGTCCTCAGCGCTGGTGCAGTCCCTGATGAACAGCTCCAGATTCACTGTGGATGGAAACAGCACAAGCATCAATG aTTTTGACGAATGCGCCTCAGGAGAAAATGATTGCTCTCGGTGGGCTATATGCACAAACACATGGGCCTCCTACACTTGCATCTGCCTTGATGGATTTATAGACAACAACCCAGAAAGACCTGGACGCAAATGTCAAG CGAATGGTACCGTGGACACAATATCAGCACCAGAAGTTTCTACAATAAGTCCTACTCCACCTGTCCCAACTTTTGCTCAAGCTACCAACAGCTCTAAAACTACTAATCCTGTATTGGCAACCAGTGCAAATGATCCTCCCTTTAGATTTGCCATCCCTACAGCTacagctaataataataatatcccACCAACTACCGCTACTTCAGCAACACTCTACATTGCCCCTGTAATTACCAGTACTACTCAAACAAGCAATAACTCACCAACACTGGTCATTAATGTTCCGACAAGCCACTCTGCAGCTCTGACCAACACCTTAAGAACTACTTCCATCCCAATGATCCTTTCTACTAATCTGATAACGACTGCTGCTCCCAGAACAACAACCATTACTGATTCTGAGATCAATACTACACACTCAACAACTTCTTCTAGCCAAGTAGTGTCTTCTGTCGtcccaacaacaaccactacCCCGAGCATCACTTCTACAACCCCATCTTCTGCTCTAAGATCAGCCACTGATTCCTCTTTGTCAGGAGCCCTTTCAGTCCACTGCAGAGTGGCTGCCATTACTGTCACTCTTGCAAAAGCTTTTCTGGTGAGTGCAAAAATCCCAGAGGGTGCTCTGTACTTGGGCATGCCGGAGTGTGGAGTCAATGGAGGCAATGCCTCCCACGTTCAGATGACTGTGGCGTGGAACGAGTGTGACACCAGGCTTGTGCAT aaTGAAACTATGTACACAGCATCTGTGAAGTTGTTCAACGGCATGGATCCGTACACAGCCAAAAGTGGCGCAGTAGAGGTTCCAAGAATCAGGCTGGAAGTCCCCATCATGTGTTCCTACATGACGAGCATGTTGATTTCTGCAGACTTTGGCTCCATGGG GTATAACATCATCAAAGACGTGATCACGGGTCTGGGATCGTTCCAGGTGGCGGTGCAGCTGATGAACGGTACCGCGCCTTTGCCCCACAACTACAGCCTGTCCCCAGGGCAGGCCGTGGTGATGGAGGCCAGCCTGAACAGCACCTTGGATCAAATGAAAGTGGTCATCAACAAATGCTGGACCACTCCCACCCAGAACCCGGCCGACCCCAACAGCTACACCTTCCTGGAGAACAG CTGTCCTCTGAACGTTTTCACCAAAGTGTTGATGAACGGCAACTCCACCACCTCCCGGGTGTCAGTGCAGATCTTCTCCTTTGTTAACCTGAACGTGATCTACCTGCACTGCAAGGTCCAGATCTGCGTCCAGGTTGGATCCAATACTTGCGTTCCA GACTGTTTTCAAAGAACAGCTCGGACTGAAAACACGATTGGAACAAGTGTTGGATCATCTGGGCCTATACTTAGATTAACTGAAG AGTCCCTGGAGGAGAAGCTCAACACCATCCACATAGTCGGCCTCTCCTGTCTTGGAGTCGgtgtgtgtctctgcttcaTTGTGGGATTCGTCTGCCTGTTTTACTGTCAAAGGAACCGCATCGGACACTACAACTTCAACGTCAAACCCAAAGAGGAAAACTTCACCTACCTTGTTTTTAACACTTAG
- the zbtb21 gene encoding zinc finger and BTB domain-containing protein 21 encodes MAMESLVHYSNPSHALSVLGVLNEQRLRGQMCDVVLIVADQRYQAHKSVLAASSEYFQSLFTRMGGDSLRVVNLDFCEPDAFEIVLNYIYSSSLFVDKGSLAAIQELGYSLGIPFLTNIVSTRPHASYCVSRKRLSYSEGDENDAQTRSVIVCRVQNNTAHPSHSNYQGKTSERSPSPYSPRGTTQLPSEHNSHESVKNSETSGKSSEQNKPLERKSRYPYSTILKGNLSHIKSVRPQLTSSVSFSDADVQHISLQSGSDQDTKEEIEELDHHYHNNVPFQGQARERSQATDRSGPLIKSLLRRSLSMDSPVPVFSPTLELKDLQNREQSVVKIASKASGTETFAHNGNSTRASPLVLRSKYLNRYDKETQVEEHVSVKAEPSSPLADPMDIVRITVGDALPVNLKDFQTNYSQGSRTDFSLPGKRKERPDNRRYPFKKSKVFKEHVVSQETEPQHANSDPGENNAEPSPNKIFKCWNCLKVFRSSAGLHRHVNMYHNPEKPYACDICHKRFHTNFKVWTHCQTQHGVVQNPASSSSSSVLDEKFQKKLIDIVREREIKKALLWKLKRNKQGLQSPSLAKKRSRSSFVCPYCGKVFVFQSQYRQHLRTHPAEKADQDTGSESVLYPEQDEILQQNNTDTGVYSCRLCNVKLSSLVEQGDHERGCRHATVCPYCGLRFSSPVVKKDHEAHCRYKKLTCLECMRTFKSSFSIWRHQVEVHNQNMMTGKNQIHLKQPEIDEEAPDALGEEPYSDEASAPGNFPENISYSDSSGPPMYDSEDSSSYVPEDLSMGHHGKLVVKEEPLEEAVSERDGSEAGKAGPEEHGVRPCEKCGNLFSSRKDLERHQELLCHIKPFICHICNKAFRTNFRLWSHFQSHMSTASEVGAKEMNMHAPPLSPSPPLTPQNSERRSPQASVLRSPQAPAAATIPEESSSPEPCGSSAGKASRPGVEPSGHGGSLSRSNSLENPGGPHEPDTLFYHAPSLSALTFKRQYMCKLCHRTFKTAFSLWSHEQSHSHM; translated from the exons ATGG CCATGGAGAGCCTTGTGCATTACAGTAACCCCTCCCATGCCCTCTCAGTGTTGGGGGTTCTCAATGAGCAGCGGCTGCGGGGCCAGATGTGCGATGTGGTCCTGATTGTGGCAGACCAAAGGTACCAGGCCCATAAGAGTGTACTTGCTGCCAGTAGCGAGTATTTCCAGTCTCTTTTTACACGGATGGGTGGAGACTCTCTACGAGTTGTGAACCTGGACTTCTGTGAACCCGACGCCTTCGAGATAGTTCTGAATTACATTTACTCCTCCTCTCTTTTTGTGGACAAAGGCAGCCTGGCAGCCATTCAAGAGCTTGGCTACAGCCTTGGAATCCCGTTTCTTACAAACATTGTGTCAACGAGGCCTCACGCATCCTACTGCGTGTCCAGAAAACGGCTCTCGTACTCAGAGGGGGATGAAAACGATGCCCAGACAAGGAGCGTTATTGTGTGTCGGGTCCAGAACAACACAGCCCACCCCTCTCACTCAAATTATCAGGGAAAAACATCAGAGAGATCTCCATCTCCTTACTCTCCTCGAGGGACGACTCAGCTTCCATCAGAACACAACTCGCATGAGTCGGTCAAGAACTCTGAGACCAGCGGGAAATCATCCGAGCAGAACAAACCCCTGGAGAGGAAGTCCAGATATCCATATTCCACCATACTGAAAGGAAATTTATCACACATCAAATCAGTCAGGCCTCAGCTGACATCATCTGTGTCTTTTAGTGACGCCGATGTGCAGCACATCAGCCTacagtctggttctgaccaGGACACCAAAGAGGAGATCGAAGAGCTCGACCACCACTATCATAATAACGTTCCCTTCCAGGGTCAGGCCAGAGAGCGGAGCCAGGCCACTGACCGGAGTGGCCCACTCATAAAAAGTCTCCTCCGGAGATCACTGTCCATGGACAGCCCTGTTCCAGTTTTCTCCCCAACGCTGGAACTCAAAGATCTCCAAAACCGAGAACAATCAGTCGTCAAAATTGCCTCAAAGGCATCAGGAACTGAAACGTTCGCCCACAATGGCAACTCGACTAGAGCATCCCCTCTGGTTCTCAGGTCCAAGTATCTCAACAGGTATGATAAGGAAACTCAGGTAGAAGAACATGTCAGTGTGAAAGCTGAGCCGAGCAGTCCCCTCGCCGATCCCATGGACATTGTTCGGATCACGGTTGGAGATGCTCTGCCAGTTAATCTCAAAGACTTTCAAACAAATTACAGCCAGGGCTCCAGGACAGATTTTAGTCTTCCAGGTAAGAGGAAGGAGCGGCCTGACAACAGAAGAtacccatttaaaaaaagtaaagtattcAAAGAACACGTTGTTTCACAGGAGACAGAACCTCAGCATGCAAATAGCGACCCCGGTGAGAACAACGCAGAACCGTCTCCGAATAAGATTTTTAAATGCTGGAACTGCCTAAAGGTTTTCCGCTCCAGTGCCGGACTGCATCGTCATGTCAATATGTATCACAATCCGGAGAAGCCGTATGCTTGTGACATCTGCCACAAGCGCTTCCACACTAACTTCAAAGTGTGGACTCACTGCCAAACCCAGCATGGGGTGGTTCAGAACCCAGCTTCATCCTCCAGCTCGTCTGTGCTGGATGAGAAGTTCCAGAAGAAGCTGATAGACATTGTGCGAGAGCGAGAAATAAAGAAGGCTTTGCTCTGGAAGCTGAAGAGGAATAAGCAGGGTTTGCAGTCTCCTTCTCTTGCCAAAAAGAGATCAAGGTCCAGCTTTGTGTGTCCCTACTGTGGcaaagtgtttgtgttccagTCCCAGTACAGGCAGCATTTAAGGACACATCCTGCTGAAAAGGCCGACCAGGACACAGGGAGTGAGAGTGTCCTCTATCCGGAACAGGATGAGATCCTTCAACAGAACAACACAGACACTGGTGTTTACTCCTGCAGGCTATGTAATGTTAAGCTGTCATCACTCGTAGAGCAGGGCGACCACGAGAGAGGCTGTCGACACGCAACTGTGTGCCCTTACTGTGGCCTCCGCTTTTCGAGCCCGGTTGTCAAGAAGGACCATGAGGCCCATTGCAGGTACAAGAAACTGACATGTCTGGAATGCATGCGCACCTTCAAATCTTCCTTCAGCATTTGGCGCCACCAGGTGGAAGTCCACAACCAGAACATGATGACTGGTAAAAATCAGATTCACCTGAAGCAACCAGAGATCGATGAAGAGGCGCCCGACGCTCTGGGAGAGGAGCCTTACAGCGACGAGGCTTCAGCGCCTGGGAACTTTCCAGAGAACATCAGTTACAGCGACTCATCGGGTCCACCCATGTATGACTCTGAGGACTCCTCGTCCTACGTGCCTGAGGACCTGAGCATGGGCCACCACGGCAAACTGGTTGTGAAGGAAGAGCCATTGGAGGAGGCGGTGAGTGAGAGGGACGGTTCAGAGGCTGGGAAAGCTGGGCCTGAGGAACACGGGGTGCGGCCTTGCGAGAAGTGCGGCAACCTCTTCAGCTCTCGCAAAGACCTGGAGCGACACCAGGAGCTGCTGTGCCACATCAAACCGTTCATCTGCCACATCTGCAACAAAGCTTTCAGGACCAACTTCCGCCTTTGGAGCCACTTCCAGTCCCACATGTCGACAGCCAGCGAAGTCGGAGCCAAAGAGATGAACATGCATGCTCCACCCCTGTCTCCCTCCCCGCCTCTGACTCCCCAGAACTCGGAGCGGCGTTCTCCACAAGCCTCTGTGCTCAGATCCCCTCAGGCACCAGCAGCGGCAACCATCCCGGAGGAGTCGAGCAGCCCAGAGCCCTGCGGCTCGTCGGCAGGCAAGGCAAGCAGGCCTGGGGTGGAACCCAGCGGCCACGGTGGCTCCCTGTCCAGATCCAACAGCTTGGAGAATCCAGGCGGCCCTCACGAGCCGGACACGCTCTTCTACCACGCACCGTCTCTGTCTGCGCTGACATTTAAGAGGCAGTACATGTGTAAGCTCTGCCACAGAACTTTCAAGACGGCATTCAGTCTGTGGAGCCACGAGCAGAGCCACAGCCACATGTAG